A part of bacterium genomic DNA contains:
- a CDS encoding glycosyltransferase family 4 protein — MRVLVSIFEELYPLSGGGSPRISNLCRAFARGGHEVIAAGGFAASDREVREYLGCRELVRLKSVSRLDPGKMKKYLTAHPVNLARVGRAVRRLAPDLVVSHNTIAGYGALLGAGISRRRPFLVLDLTDVLFEYLDDYRSGGWLRAVQRGGRRLETSAIRGSDLIITISDSMKEIVEGYGASPRRIEVVCDGVDPDIFRETDETALRARHAPGAEAVVLFQGVIDPQDGPDLLAAAAERVLQRHPSAKFWVIGEGSAIPGLKKLVGETGIAGSFYFSGWVTQGEVARYLSAGDIGLVILPDILSARGRVTLKEFEYWACGLSVVAPRLPALEEVIAEEENGLFYPPGDAERMADCVNRLIEDPGLSRRLAVSGQRLVREEYRWDRLADEFVSRSVAALARARSAPDLSR, encoded by the coding sequence ATGAGGGTACTGGTCTCAATCTTCGAGGAACTGTATCCCCTCAGCGGGGGCGGTTCGCCGCGCATCTCCAACCTCTGCCGGGCCTTTGCCCGGGGCGGCCACGAGGTGATTGCCGCCGGAGGGTTCGCCGCTTCCGACCGGGAAGTCAGGGAGTACCTGGGCTGCCGGGAGCTGGTCCGGCTCAAGAGCGTCAGCCGCCTCGATCCGGGGAAAATGAAGAAATATCTCACCGCCCACCCGGTCAACCTGGCCCGGGTGGGGCGGGCCGTCCGCCGGCTGGCTCCCGACCTGGTGGTCTCGCATAATACCATCGCCGGTTACGGCGCCCTCCTCGGGGCCGGGATCTCCCGCCGGCGCCCTTTTCTCGTCCTCGACCTGACCGATGTGCTGTTCGAGTACCTGGACGATTACCGGTCCGGCGGTTGGTTGCGGGCGGTTCAGCGGGGGGGACGGCGCCTGGAAACCTCCGCCATTCGGGGTTCGGACCTCATCATCACCATTTCCGACTCCATGAAGGAGATCGTCGAAGGGTACGGGGCTTCGCCGCGACGGATCGAAGTGGTCTGCGACGGGGTGGACCCCGATATTTTCCGGGAGACCGACGAGACCGCCCTGCGAGCCCGCCACGCCCCCGGAGCGGAAGCCGTCGTTCTGTTCCAGGGCGTCATCGATCCCCAGGACGGCCCGGATCTCCTGGCCGCCGCCGCCGAGCGGGTACTCCAACGCCACCCGTCCGCGAAATTCTGGGTCATCGGCGAAGGCTCGGCCATCCCGGGGCTGAAGAAGCTGGTGGGGGAGACGGGGATCGCCGGCAGTTTTTATTTTTCCGGGTGGGTCACCCAGGGGGAAGTCGCCCGCTACCTGAGCGCGGGGGACATCGGACTGGTTATTCTTCCCGATATCCTTTCCGCCCGGGGCCGGGTGACGCTCAAGGAGTTCGAATACTGGGCCTGCGGTCTGTCGGTGGTGGCTCCCCGCCTCCCGGCCCTGGAAGAGGTGATTGCCGAGGAGGAGAACGGTCTTTTTTACCCCCCCGGGGACGCGGAACGGATGGCGGACTGCGTCAACCGCCTGATCGAGGACCCCGGTCTTTCCCGGCGCTTGGCGGTTTCCGGTCAGCGCCTGGTGCGCGAAGAATACCGCTGGGACCGTTTAGCCGACGAGTTCGTCTCCCGCAGCGTGGCCGCGCTCGCCCGCGCCCGATCCGCTCCGGACCTCAGTCGATAA
- a CDS encoding acyltransferase: MAGYDGEGTIPRSNRAGAYRVRVCGRGGWGSFVVQGTVLTLFSCFPTVWGSLLRPRVYRLILGAVGAGCFLEKNIRFYRPSRVRLGERVFVGEGAFFDVGGGGESIEIGSDSHVSRYVSIRTQYGRVVVGSRVNIGAGSFLYGYGDIEIGDDCLLANQVEVVTGGHEHGRRDLAMRFQGRRPTRTVIGRDCWLGTHAVVLGGVSLGEGSIVGAGAVVTGDIPPYSIAVGVPARVIGTRASAGETGT; this comes from the coding sequence ATGGCTGGATATGACGGAGAGGGAACGATACCCCGCTCGAACCGGGCCGGAGCATACCGGGTCCGGGTCTGCGGCCGGGGGGGGTGGGGCTCGTTCGTCGTCCAGGGGACGGTTCTGACCCTTTTTTCCTGCTTCCCCACCGTCTGGGGGAGCCTCTTGCGGCCCCGGGTATACCGGTTGATCCTGGGTGCGGTGGGGGCGGGGTGCTTTCTGGAGAAGAACATCCGTTTCTACCGCCCCTCCCGGGTGCGGTTGGGGGAGCGCGTCTTCGTCGGCGAGGGAGCGTTTTTCGATGTCGGCGGCGGCGGCGAGTCGATCGAAATCGGGTCCGACAGCCACGTTTCCCGGTATGTGTCCATCCGCACCCAGTACGGCCGCGTCGTCGTCGGGTCCCGGGTCAATATCGGCGCCGGGTCCTTTCTCTATGGATACGGAGACATCGAAATCGGCGACGACTGTCTCCTGGCCAACCAGGTGGAAGTGGTGACCGGGGGCCACGAACACGGCCGCCGGGACCTGGCCATGCGTTTCCAGGGACGGCGCCCCACCCGGACCGTGATCGGGAGGGATTGCTGGTTGGGGACCCACGCGGTGGTCCTGGGAGGAGTCTCCCTGGGGGAAGGCTCGATCGTCGGCGCCGGGGCGGTAGTGACCGGCGACATTCCACCCTACAGCATCGCCGTCGGGGTTCCCGCCCGGGTTATCGGAACCCGCGCGTCCGCGGGGGAGACCGGGACATGA
- a CDS encoding radical SAM protein — translation MKVLISNPPWPGEGFGARSDVRWPHKRSDKFIEYPIYLAYLVAIVRGEGYDVEFIDAVLEELSIADFAGRAGAAAPDMVVLECSTPSIDYDLRTAAAVKAAAPAAMVVLIGSHPTVFHREIMEENPEVDVVCRGEYDFTVRDLARARAGGKGLEEIEGITWRSPRGVRVNPERPLIADLDEIPFPARDLVASKYYRQGTFRGKTPTTVVTSRGCPFGCTYCLWPRTLYGRTFRARSAGNVVDELEECVRRYGIDEVYFDDDSMALDRERMLKICSLIVERGLRFEWIAQCRVSSMDEEVLRAMKRAGCRYIRFGVESGSPKMLRLMKKGITTEQVVRAFALARKVGIRTQAFFLFGVPGENAETIEETIRFAKRLPADSAQFAVVIPHPGTELYASARAAGSLKYTSWEDFSSCRGMIETPELSLDQVEAARIRAYKEFYFRPSFLLRTLVGIHSLDDLKSVLASARSIVSRIGFFRRD, via the coding sequence GTGAAAGTGCTTATATCCAACCCCCCCTGGCCCGGAGAAGGGTTCGGGGCCCGTTCCGACGTTCGGTGGCCGCACAAACGCAGCGACAAGTTCATCGAATACCCGATCTACCTCGCTTATCTGGTGGCGATCGTCCGCGGCGAAGGCTACGACGTCGAGTTTATCGATGCCGTTCTCGAGGAGCTCTCCATAGCGGATTTCGCCGGCCGGGCCGGCGCGGCGGCGCCGGATATGGTCGTTTTGGAATGTTCCACCCCCTCCATCGATTACGATCTCCGGACCGCCGCCGCCGTGAAAGCCGCCGCCCCCGCGGCCATGGTGGTCCTGATCGGGTCGCACCCCACCGTTTTTCACCGGGAGATCATGGAAGAGAACCCGGAGGTGGACGTCGTCTGCCGGGGAGAATACGATTTCACCGTCCGCGATCTGGCCCGGGCTCGGGCCGGGGGAAAGGGCCTGGAGGAGATCGAGGGGATCACCTGGCGTTCTCCCCGGGGCGTCAGGGTCAACCCCGAGCGGCCGCTGATCGCCGATCTGGACGAGATTCCCTTTCCCGCCCGGGACCTGGTGGCGAGCAAGTATTACCGGCAGGGGACTTTTCGCGGGAAGACGCCGACCACGGTGGTCACGTCCCGGGGATGCCCCTTCGGGTGCACCTACTGCCTTTGGCCGCGAACGCTTTACGGGAGAACGTTCCGGGCCCGGTCCGCCGGGAACGTGGTGGACGAACTCGAGGAATGCGTCCGGCGCTACGGCATCGACGAGGTTTATTTCGACGACGACTCCATGGCCCTGGACCGGGAGCGGATGCTGAAGATATGTTCCCTGATCGTCGAGCGCGGTCTGCGTTTCGAATGGATCGCCCAATGCCGGGTTTCGAGCATGGACGAAGAAGTGCTGCGGGCCATGAAGCGTGCCGGTTGCCGGTATATCCGGTTCGGCGTGGAATCGGGATCGCCCAAGATGCTGCGGCTGATGAAGAAAGGGATCACCACCGAACAGGTCGTCCGGGCCTTTGCCCTGGCCCGGAAGGTGGGGATCAGGACCCAGGCGTTTTTCCTGTTCGGGGTTCCGGGAGAGAATGCGGAGACGATCGAGGAAACGATCCGCTTCGCCAAGCGGCTTCCCGCCGACAGCGCCCAGTTCGCGGTGGTCATCCCCCATCCCGGCACCGAGCTGTACGCTTCCGCCCGAGCCGCCGGCTCCCTGAAGTACACTTCCTGGGAGGATTTCTCTTCCTGTCGCGGCATGATCGAAACCCCCGAACTCTCGCTGGATCAGGTGGAGGCGGCCCGGATTCGGGCGTACAAGGAGTTCTATTTCCGGCCCTCGTTTCTTCTGCGCACCCTGGTCGGAATTCACAGCCTGGATGATCTTAAAAGCGTACTCGCCAGCGCCCGGTCCATCGTCAGCCGGATCGGTTTCTTTCGGCGGGATTGA
- a CDS encoding glycosyltransferase family 2 protein: MNEKRSTRVSVLIPLYNEEENLEPLVGRLRPVLDSLGADWEVIFVDDGSTDGSFERLRRLRDGCPGLKAVRFRRNFGKSAALRAGFRQARGDRVVIMDADLQDDPEEIPGLLELLDQGYDLVGGWRADRRDRFVKRQTSRIYNLATSTLTGIRIHDFNCGLKAFRREVIESIPVHGELHRYIPVLAHRRGFRVTEKKVRHHPRLHGESKFGPYRFFAGFADLVTVLFLTRYFKKPLHFFGGLGLMFFVAGFAIDFVLLVGSLFGETIRTRPLLFLGILLMLIGFQFISTGLLGEMLAMGRDEDEREYLVGETLE; encoded by the coding sequence ATGAATGAGAAACGGTCAACGCGGGTTTCGGTCCTTATCCCCCTCTACAACGAAGAGGAGAACCTGGAGCCCCTGGTCGGGCGTCTCCGGCCGGTGCTCGATTCCCTCGGCGCCGATTGGGAGGTGATCTTCGTCGACGACGGTTCCACCGACGGGTCCTTCGAGCGCCTGCGTCGGCTTCGCGACGGTTGTCCCGGGCTGAAAGCCGTCCGCTTCCGGCGCAATTTCGGGAAGTCCGCCGCCCTCAGGGCGGGTTTCCGCCAGGCGCGGGGAGATCGGGTGGTGATCATGGATGCCGACCTTCAGGACGATCCCGAGGAGATTCCCGGACTTCTGGAGCTGCTCGACCAGGGTTACGACCTGGTCGGGGGGTGGCGCGCCGACCGGCGCGACCGCTTCGTCAAGCGGCAGACTTCCCGGATCTATAACCTGGCCACTTCGACCCTGACCGGCATCCGGATACACGACTTCAACTGCGGCCTGAAGGCCTTCCGCCGGGAAGTGATCGAGTCGATTCCCGTGCACGGAGAGCTGCACCGCTACATCCCCGTTCTTGCGCACCGGCGCGGATTCCGGGTCACGGAGAAGAAAGTCCGCCACCACCCCCGCCTCCATGGGGAAAGCAAATTCGGGCCCTACCGGTTTTTCGCCGGGTTCGCCGATCTGGTGACCGTTCTCTTCCTGACCAGGTACTTCAAAAAACCCCTGCATTTCTTCGGGGGGTTGGGGTTGATGTTCTTCGTCGCCGGTTTCGCGATCGATTTCGTGCTCCTGGTCGGGAGTCTGTTCGGCGAAACCATCCGTACCCGGCCGCTCCTCTTCCTCGGCATCCTGCTTATGTTGATCGGATTCCAGTTCATCTCCACCGGGCTGTTGGGCGAGATGCTGGCGATGGGGCGGGATGAAGACGAACGGGAGTATCTGGTTGGTGAGACTCTCGAGTAA
- a CDS encoding lysylphosphatidylglycerol synthase transmembrane domain-containing protein, with protein MGSRSKPSGPLFRALQILVLAAVAFFLGRYLYRLDWTRFWKELSGASPGGLVLSMGLTVLGGLLVAWGWSFILRSLGSFVPHRAAVRIYFLSEMAKYIPGKIWTAVGRAVMLEKWSVPKTVTVSTVGIMLIVLAASGVVVALLSLPFWPSLDAAGISTGFFPVLFLLLPAALILLHPRVFDPVLNWFLRRIERVDAPVHLHYGRTVLLVLYWTGLWLIKGLATWILLAAIFPLPRVPPLPWLSLSGVMAVSWIVGVVSPFTPAGLGIAELTIALLLPALFGLDASSSAVFAFLCRIWAVIADLICVGLSAVIGSRRVGGGR; from the coding sequence ATGGGGAGTAGATCGAAACCGTCCGGCCCGCTGTTCCGGGCCCTTCAGATCCTGGTCCTGGCGGCCGTTGCCTTCTTCCTGGGCCGCTATCTTTACCGGCTGGATTGGACTCGGTTCTGGAAGGAGCTGTCGGGAGCTTCTCCCGGGGGCCTGGTTCTTTCCATGGGCCTGACCGTGCTGGGGGGGCTTCTGGTCGCCTGGGGGTGGAGTTTCATCCTGCGGTCCCTGGGCAGCTTCGTCCCCCACCGCGCCGCCGTCCGGATCTACTTTCTCAGCGAGATGGCCAAATACATTCCGGGAAAGATCTGGACCGCGGTCGGCCGGGCGGTGATGCTGGAAAAGTGGTCGGTCCCCAAAACGGTGACCGTCTCCACCGTGGGGATCATGTTGATCGTCCTGGCCGCTTCCGGAGTGGTGGTTGCGCTCCTCTCCCTGCCGTTCTGGCCTTCCCTGGACGCGGCGGGCATATCCACCGGGTTTTTCCCGGTGTTGTTCCTGCTCCTGCCGGCGGCTCTGATCCTGCTGCATCCCCGGGTTTTCGATCCGGTGCTCAACTGGTTCCTGCGCCGGATCGAACGGGTCGACGCGCCCGTGCACCTGCATTACGGCCGGACGGTGCTCTTGGTCCTGTATTGGACCGGACTCTGGCTGATCAAGGGTCTCGCTACCTGGATCCTGCTGGCGGCGATATTTCCGCTTCCCCGGGTGCCCCCGCTCCCCTGGCTCTCACTCTCGGGGGTGATGGCGGTCTCCTGGATCGTCGGAGTCGTCAGTCCCTTCACCCCCGCCGGGCTGGGCATCGCCGAACTGACCATCGCCCTCCTGCTCCCGGCGCTTTTCGGGCTGGACGCTTCGTCCAGCGCCGTTTTCGCGTTTCTCTGCCGGATCTGGGCGGTTATCGCCGATCTGATCTGCGTGGGGCTGTCGGCTGTTATCGGCTCGCGCCGGGTCGGGGGGGGGCGGTAA
- a CDS encoding EFR1 family ferrodoxin (N-terminal region resembles flavodoxins. C-terminal ferrodoxin region binds two 4Fe-4S clusters.): MKEYALCFFSGTGNSLTVARWLAEDLGAEAPEPMTAFVGPRATRLSAETLLMVFPLYFWGLPELVARFAAETDLDDVRRIVAVFTRGGAPGGPSGQLRKLLNARGKSLAGCHPVNMPANYTPFYDIPPAAKQERIRERARARTRAAAALIREGKTKIADINAFLSVLCPAVNRLWRRRLPDRARRFRVSAACTSCGLCARICPVENISYENGRPVWGNRCQNCLACLHFCPVGAIDFGGKTARRGRYRCAGIGVDDLAVQQTAGKTSGLID; encoded by the coding sequence ATGAAGGAATACGCCCTCTGTTTTTTCTCGGGGACGGGAAACTCCCTGACCGTGGCCCGGTGGCTCGCCGAAGATCTGGGAGCCGAGGCCCCGGAGCCCATGACCGCTTTTGTCGGACCCCGAGCGACTCGCCTCAGCGCGGAAACCCTGCTTATGGTATTCCCGCTCTATTTCTGGGGCCTGCCCGAACTGGTCGCCCGGTTCGCCGCCGAGACGGACCTCGACGACGTGCGGCGGATCGTCGCCGTTTTCACCCGGGGAGGAGCCCCCGGAGGCCCCTCCGGCCAACTGCGAAAACTGCTGAACGCGCGGGGAAAATCCCTGGCCGGATGCCACCCGGTGAACATGCCCGCCAACTATACCCCCTTCTACGACATCCCCCCGGCCGCCAAACAGGAACGGATACGGGAACGGGCCCGGGCGCGCACCCGGGCCGCAGCCGCCCTGATCCGGGAGGGGAAGACGAAGATCGCCGACATCAACGCCTTTCTGAGCGTGCTCTGCCCCGCCGTCAACCGGCTCTGGCGGCGGCGGCTCCCGGACCGGGCGCGGCGGTTCCGGGTCTCCGCGGCCTGCACATCCTGCGGCCTCTGCGCGCGGATCTGCCCGGTGGAAAATATCTCCTACGAAAACGGCCGGCCGGTCTGGGGGAACCGTTGCCAAAACTGCCTGGCCTGCCTCCATTTCTGCCCGGTCGGGGCCATCGACTTCGGGGGGAAGACCGCCCGGCGCGGGCGGTACCGCTGCGCCGGGATCGGGGTCGACGATCTCGCCGTGCAGCAAACCGCCGGAAAAACTTCGGGACTTATCGACTGA